TTTTCTGATCAGTAAAGATACAAAATTTGCGGCCCAATAAGTACTGGTTGttgggaaaattgcataaataattataatttcattttgaaattgataatcgaatatatcaattagttttgaaattaGAATGCAAATACCCACGttggaataaaataataactgcaaCAGTTAGATTTGTTGTTTTAcgataaattaaaagataatttacaAAACGAGTTGTACTGTAGCAATTCTTGCTCCAATGAAAATTGCACACCAATCGAATTgcagaaaaattaattgcCTTGAAAATTGTACGCCTCATCTAAAAGTGCACCGAGTACCACGCAATTCCTTACAAAAAAAGATggttattatttgtttagtatTGCACTTATATTCACAAACACATTGAACAATACTTAATAGTCTTTTAGCGAAACTAGAGCTCAAACCTAATAATGTTAGAGAACACAcaagagatagagagaaaagagagtaCTCGGATGAATAGTGTGTTCGATATGAAAATTAGAGCAGTCTTTTATAGGCATTCCGCACACACATGAGCTGTTGCTGTTGCCCCCTATGCTAACAAATGAGATAAATGGGAGGTCCATTCGGAGCTATACATTAGTAtgttgtcaaaaaaaaaaaaaaaaaacgagcACAAGTTGCCAAAGAAAAGGACGAAAGTTATCATTCGTAACGGACTGAAAAGTAGAAGACGCATTAGTAAGACCAAATGGCATgagaaaaaatttgaagtgcTCATGGATTATCCGGAATGCAGTCTTGTGAGAATAACCTGCACAAAGATAAAGTTTAGAGAAAATAGTGGCGCCGGACAACtggtcaagaagctcatcgACTGTGGGAATAGGAAACCGGTCTCCAACAATTGACAGCATTTAAGGCCCTATACTCTACACAAAAACACCCAGAATCATCCTTCTTCTCGACGAGTAACACCAGAGAGAAAAAGGGACTAGTGCTGGCTTTAATGACACCTTCAGAAATCATTCTTGCCATAACCTCCTTATGACAGTGGGATTAGCGGTAAGGTTTGATGTTGATGTATGAGATGAATATGGTGGTGTTGGAAGCCCTTAGGGAAGGGAGAACACATAAAAAAGAGattgtaattcttttgttatttcaactaacaatatttatcaaatatgtaattatttagtGACTAactacaattaaaattaaaatccaaaatgcaGAATATTCAATTtgcatttcaaattttgaaattcataatttaaaatgaacttttttatctatataaatGTATAGAAATACtcataaaaaaagtatatataaagtgTAAATGAcccaatttataatatttttgagtatTCCATCATTGACccaaatttttacatcaaaACATATAAACGAACTTGTCCAACTCAAAAGTTAAACCAAACATAAGGAAAGTTTCTGGatgaattcaaaaaataatatcccAAGTTCTATTAGGAACAAAATTAACACAAATCAGAAAGAAGTCCATTACATTCATGGCCCTTCAATgatgagaatattaaaatgCTACAAAGGTTCAGGCCTTCACCAGAATCATGGAGATTAGTTCAGACTGGAAATAAGCTGAGAGAAACTTCATCAGCTGATAACACTACAGAAAACATAGAAGTAAAGTACATGACAATAGAAATAATTCTAAGTTTCAAAATGACTGAAAACGCGCGTTCCTCTTATTGTCCACTCCACCTAATTCGTACCTCAGAAGAACACGCAGCCGGCTTCAAGAAAGTGGATACGTAAGAAATATACTCTACTAATCATCGCAGATCGATgaagaattaaattgatagTAATCTTAGCCTAGAGGCCCTGATCAATGAGATAATCTGCCAACCTCTCAACAACCATGTTGCATTGTCCTGGTGTCACAGGCTCCTCATATAGACCAAAGACTAGTGCTTGACCTGTCTTCTTAATAGTTATGCCTCCAGATCCCTGCCCCGATCAtccaaatttatcatttaaccACATGAAATGTGCAAAGCGCACGTAAGAAAATGTTCTGCTAATGTAGTTACACATAAATCATAGATGACATgatttgaatttcaagataTGTGGAGGCAAGTAATAATAGAGTTATAAAAGCAGAGTTTAACAAACAATGTAGCTGAAAACAGAACTATACATCAAGCAAATGATACATGATTAGTATCTAGTGTTTAATTGAAAACTTTCTAAGGAACggaatttattttctcaaatcacaGCAGTGTaccaaccaaaaataattgCCAATGCATTTGAAACAGACATAATCTCCATTGTCTACTCCTATCACTAACAACAGTATTGTTAATTCTGAACTACAGTTTCATAGATCAATTTAAAACGTGACAGTCGAGTTCTGGGAAAATATACAAACATCAAGCAGATACAACATTGAAATCTTAGACAAGCAATAAATCGGATAATGAAATACCTTTTTGCCACGAATGACTGCTCCAGGCTCTCCTTGAATCACCATGTACTTAGTTCCTCCAAGGAAGAGACCAGTTGGGGCGAGATGACCTGGTTCGTTGAAATCAGTCAGAATGCCGTTGATCTCATCTGGCTTGAACTGCAACCACacaataaataagaaaaagatgtAAGATTATAAAGCATATACATAGATTTAATCACCGCATATTAGAAAAACAGGTAGTAATAACATGTTAAATCATCTCATAGAACCCTTTAGTATTAATTTGTCGATTGTGTGACACATCCACACATAGCTAACAACACAGTCATGTAGGATCAAACAGTTGTTCCGCGAGAGATATTGACAGAAAATCCATGGAAATTGGACTTgcattaatcaagaaaatgcacAAGTATTTCCACATGTTAAAACAAGATcaacaaattacaatatttttatacaagtAAATGCAATACATTGCAAAAGGGTTAAATTCATAAGCCACTCCGAGGTTCATGTTTAAGGTGCATGAATGATTGTCGCATAACCCtcatttttaagaaaatagagCATGCGTCAATAATCTAACTACCGATTGTATTCAACGTTAGATGCAGCATTTACAGGACCCTAAGGATCaataaatcaaacaataagaaaGCACTCCtaggaaataaaatgaatcCAAATCATGCATCTATACAACACCAGAAACATACTAATTATCTCATTAATTTCAGCTGCACATAAAGATTCATAAAGGGTTCggttaaactataaaattttacacgAACAATAACCCGATCACGATCAGAACGCTGAGATGaaataagcaaaaagaaaaagatgaaccTGAGGGAAGGAGGAGCTCTGAGCCCAGACAACGCCATCGTGACCAAGGATGGCGGAGGCGGAAAGGCGGAGGCCCGCCTGCCCATCGATGTCACACATCAAGTGTTCATCAACATATGTTTGCCACGACattgttattttcttctaCAAATTACAGAAAGACAGAGACAAGGAAAAACTGTGATGGATGATTGTTTTTTTAGATGGGTTTGAATACGTGAAAGGCAGTTGGTTGGATGAATATTTGAAGTAGGGGAAAAGGAATGTGAATGGATGGACGATGCTCTCGGGACTGCTCACAATCAGCTTCAGTTGCTGTCCATTAACCTCCGCCTTTATTTCAGGAATTCACCTTAATTCATCCGTTTGTTCCACGGAAATGGAGAGAAGAacaattaatacaaaaataaaaccaagaaaaagagaatttcTAACAACAATTCCCCACCccaaactttttattaattttgcatGTTGTTGGTttcatttatgatttttgtacatattaaaatatattagattgAAGCCCAAATCCCGATGGAGATGTTTGGTGCATCATTAGAAGCACTCTGCGGGAAGTGGCGGGGACAGCAACATATAGCTGAGCCCATCTCCTTTTCATGAtgccatatatatatcagcATGTGATTGATCAGTTGGGGCAACTTGTGAAATGAGGTGTATTGGCTCTTTCTATTGCTTTACTAGGGAATTTGACCACGCAATTCACTGTTTTTCcatttaattaagaatacttaacaaaatataaaatataataaataacaaaatataaaatatcagcATCTGATTGAGTTGAAGTTGTGGTGGCAAAAGTGATTTAGGACCCCATGAGTTTGACTTAGAGGGCATTTTCGATGAGATTAtcagtattttaaaataatttataacatttttttttaatttataagctTTATTAATACcatatttggaattttataaattctttaaaagataataataattgttgtaatcaaaattttagaataaattattaattcataattcaattaaaatgtGGTCCAAACTAaagttcataataaatttgggcctcattaaaaaattgattcatataaaaaatttacgatGTTCAAgtttaatagaaattaatcCAAGCTACCTAAGCCCACTCACACCTATAAAAGAAAGGCCTTACCATACTACTACAAGTACAGAGTACAAACAGTAAATCTAAAGGACCGTGTCCAAAAGCTTTTTATCATAATGAAGCTCAACAACCACAAAGGTTCCTACATCTTGTTTGGCATTGAACCCTGGAAGTCTCAATACCATATTTCAAGGTGATATATTTTTGCTCCATAAAGTCAGAGTATATTATGCATCCACATCCAAGAACACTTCAAATCTGTGGATCGACaatagaaatttataaattttatttgtccatATTTTCTAGctgcaattatttttgtaaactCGAAATTTTTGTGATCAATAAGCTCAAccaatctttttcttttgggaaGATCTTTTAAAGTCTTTAATTTTGGCAGGGCGATAAAtcctttattattttgttaatattcaCTTTTACTATgcgtataattgattttttgtacCTCGAGTAGAAATACTATTTACATGAATCTAAATTCTAACcgtttgtgtttttttatcattattacgATAATGtaagtcaaaaaaaaaaaggctatTCAAAGTATTTAATCACTCCGAATACATGTGAAAACTGAATATATAAAgtcgaaaaaaatatagtcccaaaactaagaaaaatttatttaaaaaaaaaaagaaagaaaaaacgcTACGCCCCTCcaccttcatcaagattttggGGGGCTCCATCACCACAACTAAGAGTTGTCTATTCTTTTTCCATCCACCTCGAAGCCAAGAAGAAGCGAAcccctttaaaaaaatttacaccCTAGTAgggatagaaataaaaatatctccCATCATTGATAGAGGAAGATCAACTTTGCCACCCATCGCATGTTCCACAGCATATGAAAATCCTCTAGTGTGTGGGGGAGCCTTATCTCTTGAAAACAACGTCGAAACCCCTCAAAAcacatgaaattttttgaagtaaaatgactaaaataaatGTCATAACTCTAGATAACCTCTACTAATAGAGAGtgacagtaaaaaaaaaataaaaaatacttagtGTTGGAGTGGTTGAACTCTCCTTTTTCCACCCTCATGCGTGCTCATGGACCCCAACTAGTCGCGGTCATGACCACCTCCTCCCCATTGTTCGTGCCAACGCTTTGGACTACCTTCAACAATAGTATTAGGCTTGGGTCATAAATTTTGGACATATTTACTTGTTCAATATTAATCCAAATAGCTCTTCAACTTAACTCAAGACCCTAAATACATTAACTCAAGACCCTAAATACATCTTGTGACTTCTTACTCTCGGACAACTCACTCATCCTAGTTCTAGTAACTCATCTGAGAGTGGGGGAcctatatgatggatatatctatagttgtaaattatttatagtggtatgaaagtaattttttgtatttgagataaattataaatatatacacctTATCATACCTAATATTCTCGATTTTActataaatactcaaaatattattttttttaaaaaggggTGACTATTGAGATGTTAGTGGTCCCGTCAGAAGAGTGATTATTCATGCTTTATAGTGGCTCTCATTCAAGTGAAACTGAGCCTCTTGAATGAGAGAAAAAACTTTGATCCTAAAATGCAGATATGCTCACTCAATTATATCtttcaatcatattaattgatttttgggCACGTATTAACagtgtttttataaaaaagacagacaacaaaataacaagtaatatttaaataaattataataattcacttaaataaattaaatatgtatctATACTATTAACTACGTAAGAGAAGTCCATACACTAACTTGGATTGATAAAATGTATGTTGACTTAGatgttcttttcttcttaaaaattaaatggagCACGTGCAATTCATGTGATGGTTTTCTCCCNNNNNNNNNNNNNNNNNNNNNNNNNNNNNNNNNNNNNNNNNNNNNNNNNNNNNNTGGTACGTAGCCAATTAGTCTAAATTTTAACAGCAGGACAAAAATAGAACAGTCATTTAAATtgtgaacaaaaaataactatttcgaaaagtatgtaaatatttttgtaaaacacCCTAAAATATAGGATCAAAGTGCAAATACTTCCATCGATCCATTCAATAaataacatcaattttttttataaaattttattattataattatatatattatatgaaattcaaactcaCAAACTCATTACGAGACCCgtacattattaatttcataatatagaGCGTTAAGTAGGATATTTGTGAGATAATCTTGTGATCCGTTATATGGTTAATTACGGTATTCTAGTTGTATATGGAATACTCCAATTTAAGTCTATATATGTCCCTCCTCATAAAAATACTAACTACATTTACTAAATTCAAAGTTTGACTGTGAACAAAATTGTGGAGTTCCTACATTCAAGCTTCAAAACATACTTTATTACACCTCTAATCTGTATTCccatttattacaaaattatgtaaaattacaacattCTCTTACCATCTAATAAAGATTAGATAATTAGAGAAATTAATAGTttgctatttttatttctaatatatatatgtcggTTATATTAATCACAATCGACACTCGATttctatctatttattttctatatatagatattacaCGCAAATTGCTTCTGCAAATATTCTATtagaaagaattttaaatttaagaattgatattattaaactttgactcaaaaatcaaatttgctTTTTCAACGACGGACATAAGACTTTTACGAATTGTTGATCAATTTTGATAGGACGGTTGAGGAAGTTATGTGCGTTATCGgatttgaattgaattgaGTTTGGGTCGTACTGACCTGAATACGAGATACGGGAATTCAGGGTTGTTCCATCTGTTAAAATGATCTCCGGATACTATTCCGATGTGGCAACCCACATTAATATCATTGCAttattgctataattttttaaattagaaaaaatgacggaaaaataaaaggaaataaagaagataacgtttttatatttttcttttgtaaaacCAAAAAGtgtcgattttatttaatattattaggGAAATAAATGACTAATTATTCGAGGGGCAGAAAAGACATTTGACACATAGAGATGATTCCGGACCGCAAGCATAAAAAGTGATGATTGTAGGAAAGTCTACCGCACCATTCTTCATTTCCGTTGTTTTCACGCTATCATCaaaccctctctctctctctctctcttcctacAAACCTCACTGGTCTTcgatttttctctctctctctctttcactAACGGAACGATGTCGTGGCAATCTTACATAGACGACCACTTGATGGCAGACATCGACGGCTGCCACCTCACCGCCGCCGCCATCGTTGGCCATGACGGCAGCGTTTGGGCGCAGAGCTCCAACTTTCCTCAGGTTTTCTTTGTTTGCATTGACCTTTAATCAGTATTTACTGTTTTCGTGTTCAGTTTATTTGCTTGAATTTTCGGATCTGATGGATGGACGTTTGCTTTACCTTGATTTTACTACGTTTGAGCTTGATCTGAGTTGGGATATCCGGGGGTTTGAAATTGGTTGTCTCGATTCTTCTTTTGTATGTGAGTTTGATTTAGTATCAAGAGTAGTTCGATCCATCTATgtagaatatttttgttcagTTACAGTcgcgattttaattaatcaactcttttttcatttttcttgcacTCTAATCGTTGTGTTAtctgttttttgtttattttatttgcttgGAGTTGCGGATCTGATGGACGAATGCTTGGTTTACGATTGTAGGCTGGTTGACTTGATCTGACTGGGGAGATCCAGTAGTTTGTAGCTGATTGTTccaattttgatcttatacGATTTGATTTTAGTATTCAAAGTGGCCTGATCCAGTAATAGATGATTTTGCAGTTGGTTTTGCTAAGTTGTCGGGTTTTAATTGATCAAGTCTTTTATTTCGGTTTATCAGCATCTCATCGTATTGGTAGCCGTTTAAGGTTGCATAGAACTATTAGGTCATCATTATGATCTGTGAAGTCTTTGATTCTAATTATCAGCACAGTGACCAATTGAGTACTATCCTTTGCTTGTATGAATTGCTCATCGGGTATTAGTATGTTTTCATTGCAGGTTTATTAAGACTAGTTTTTTTGGCCAGGTTCTgtatatatcattattatctatttatcctttttcccATTTTACTCGGAACTTCTGATGAAGTTTATGGCAAACAGTAGGTACACATAACTCTATGCTAAAAGTACTAGCAAAAGAAACAATTGtttggaaagaaatacaaaatccAGTTTCAGATGCAGTAGATTTTTCATGTGCTTGCTGTCCGAATTCaatattttggtcttttagtAACTGat
This Sesamum indicum cultivar Zhongzhi No. 13 linkage group LG5, S_indicum_v1.0, whole genome shotgun sequence DNA region includes the following protein-coding sequences:
- the LOC105162033 gene encoding profilin-3; its protein translation is MSWQTYVDEHLMCDIDGQAGLRLSASAILGHDGVVWAQSSSFPQFKPDEINGILTDFNEPGHLAPTGLFLGGTKYMVIQGEPGAVIRGKKGSGGITIKKTGQALVFGLYEEPVTPGQCNMVVERLADYLIDQGL